One window of the Cydia splendana chromosome 18, ilCydSple1.2, whole genome shotgun sequence genome contains the following:
- the LOC134799355 gene encoding succinate dehydrogenase [ubiquinone] cytochrome b small subunit, mitochondrial produces MAFSMFLRNSACTSRIFSQQVMQLATQPAFAQRAAAASVPLKSLALNQSNSTPILNAVRSFRTTAPALAEHAHDHSKLWVIEKAVTAAMVPLVPLALLMPNKVFDSVLAILITAHSFWGLEAIAVDYVRASIFGPFIPKLAIGLVYLISIATLGGLFYIISHDVGLANAVKQFWGVKAKQA; encoded by the exons ATGGCTTTCTCCATGTTTCTTCGCAATTCAG CATGCACAAGCCGCATATTCAGCCAGCAAGTAATGCAGCTAGCAACACAACCTGCCTTCGCACAGCGCGCCGCGGCCGCCTCCGTGCCCCTCAAGAGCTTAGCTCTTAACCAGAGCAATAGCACGCCTATTCTTAACGCT GTGCGCTCCTTCCGCACGACGGCGCCCGCGCTGGCCGAGCACGCGCACGACCACTCCAAGCTGTGGGTCATCGAGAAGGCGGTCACAGCTGCCATGGTGCCGCTCGTCCCCTTGGCGCTGCTCATGCCTAACAAAGTGTTTGACTCGGTGCTGGCTATTCTCATCACTGCACACAGCTTCTG GGGTCTCGAAGCCATAGCTGTTGACTACGTCCGCGCCAGCATTTTCGGCCCCTTCATCCCGAAGCTGGCCATCGGCCTCGTCTACCTCATCTCCATCGCGACCCTCGGCGGCCTCTTCTACATCATCAGCCATGACGTCGGCCTCGCTAACGCCGTCAAACAGTTCTGGGGGGTTAAGGCTAAGCAGGCGTAG